The window GCAGTTTTCTTGTTTTTCTGCTTGATCTTGTCACAGAAAATGTTCTTTTTGTGTTGATAAAATATGCTTTATTGTTCATACTTTATGTCCTATTTAGCCTTGAGGCTAGTTCACATTGCCCcaacaaatgttaacaaacacaaaattcaaatgtttttttttttatcagtgctTAATCATggttggtgtttgttggggcagtaagaaatttatttgtttctcaatattttaaatccttaaaagcaaccttttaaaatgtttcatatgtTGGCATATGTTGACGTTTGTTGGTGCAATGTGAACCATCTTAAATAGAAATCACTGATATGAAGTTTTGCTTTAATCATACAACTAGGATGTTCCTTACAAAAAGTCTTTACAAAATCTCTCTTATTGTTTTAGGTTCCGATGGGATGACTATGCGGTTGAGGTACGGTTGAATGACTATCTGGACATTGTGTGCCCACACTACCCACTGGGTGAGGTACCGTCGCAGGACGCGGAGCGTTACGTGCTCTACATGGTTGAACATGAAGATTACAATTCCTGCCGTCCACAGTCCTACGACCAGATGCGCTGGGAATGCGGCCACCCATTCGCCCCACACGCACCTGAGAAGTTTTCCGAGAAGTTCCAGCGCTTCACTCCGTTCACTCTGGGAAAAGAATTCCGACAGGGAGAAAGCTACTACTATATCTGTGAGTATAGGCTTTAAAAAGTTTCTCTTTGCCTGAGCGAagtgaatgtacagtatgtaaatacAAGAGAACTACGTTTATgttggatcatttaaaaaaattgtatactGAAAATGAAAACTAGGTTGAACGTCCGGAAAAGGCAACTAGCACACTTCTAACTCCAGTTATAGATTTATTGCCATACAAACCGTGCAATTAATAGTAAGCCTGTGAGTCACATTTGAGCTGTATTTAGCACCACAGTAATGAATACATGCATTGCATTTGAAGCTAATCCATATTGTGGCTGGCTTAACTGGCAACAAAACAGTTACGTGTCCTATTTGGCATCCCCGTAGGCTATCCTGGAGGACATTGGGCAGTTGAAAACACAAGGAGCCATTTTAGCGAGCTTGTGGGCTGGAATATTGAATTCTAGAATTAACAATGGCAGAATCGAGAATCAAAACCAAACCCCTCTAGGAAACAGTATTGCTAAAAAGGAATATAAACATTATGCCGTTTTTAATGGAATGGTTAAGGGCGTTTGCACACAAGAGGAAGCTTTGACAGGGGTTTGAAGGATAGGAAAGCATTAGATCAATTTTGGGGGAGTAGAAGGATCTGAGAACGTTTGAAATTAAGTGAATACAACAAATTGTTTATCTAAAAATACCTGCCTCTCTGAAATTCCCATTGGTCTATGGATGCCTGCTTCAGATTGTGTTGCAAAACGGTTTGATTTTCTCTAGATTTTGGTAGCAAGATGAAACATTAAGCCTTACAATTCACTATCCAAACTGAAATCAATGGATTTTCAGAGTTCTTCAATGCAGTGTAAACTCTATTGTGTAGGTGACTGAAGAAGTAGTACAGTTAGTCCTCCCCTGTTGTAGGACAGATCAGATCAGGTCACTGGTCCAGATGGTTTCAACTTAAACCTCAAGTAATCTAAGGAGAAGTGGATTAGCCATTACACATCTTACACTATTACCCTTGTTTCTAATTAACCTATCTGCAACCCTTTTACCTCCTTCCATCATCCTTTAATTTACCTCCATCTTGACACTCGTCCTCTTTATCTTACAGCCAAACCACTGCACCACCATGGACAGGAGTGTATGAGGCTTAAAGTGAACGTAGTTGCCAATGATGGTGAGTATGGCCACCTGGTGGTGTGTTGAATCGGCAGATCTTAAAATTGCATGTCTTGCATTTTAGTTGGCACATGTTTTAACTTTGTTGGTTTTTTTTTCTATTCAGGCTCCCAAGAAGCCAGGGTTGGcacaggaggtggagccaaggtggGAACAGAGGGAGGAGCCCACACACCATCCAATCGGTTACCAGCAGGTACGGTAACAATGATTAGCATTCAAAACTCAAAGTCTCTGTAAGGCCCGAAATATACTTGAACGCAGATGTCTCTTGCTACGCAAACTTGATTTCATGCATTgttgcattaaaaatgcaatccATAAACAATGTAATTACACTTggcattctcagtgttgccacaaggggcactattgTGTCCGTTAGCAGAAACTATCTGCTTTGATAAGCTTCATCATTTTCAAACTTGCATACttgcgtaaagtatgtttctggccttatttgagtactgaggtttgttactgcaAAAGTAACACAAGAACACAAGTATAGAAAATTGGACCGCACACTCGCAATGCATTCGCCAATCTTCTGTCATCTCCATACTTACTATAAATACTTAATCTGTGTTCTTGCAAGTATGCATGTGCGTTACATTGGCCAAGAATTTGATATTTGTGTACATGCGTTAAGTATGATTCTGGCCTTTTTGATGTATACGCAATCTCCGACTACAAAAAACTGAAATAGCTGTTCTTTCTCTTACAGACGATCCAGTCGTTGCTCTTCCTGAAGTACAGAAAAGCACGCGGACAAACTCTGCAATTTCAGTAGCATCCTGGACCGTGCTCACAACGTTACTCCCCCTCTTATTATTGCTGGTCTTACACTGAGATGATAATTGGACTCCAAATTACACTTACAAAAGACTACAATGACAGCGTCATGTGTTGATGAAAACGCACAGGGGTAGCTCTTTATAAACCCAGTGCTGGACATTGGGGGAAACGGACAGGAAGTAGAGCTCTCTCACACTGCTGGTGCAAACTGAGAAAGCATAACTGGAATGAAGAGGGCTTTGAACTTTCTTACGTATGGACccttctaaagaaaaaaaaacaatgagacGTCAGTATTTTTCTGGAAAGATAATTCATGCAAAGGGAGATTtttgttcccttttgttttttctttaaattaCGTATACATTTCTAACTACACAAAACCTGGAAAGGAACCAACTGAAACAATAGCACCATTTGAATTGTAATAGCATGTTCTTCAAATATGGACAACCCCTATATTTGAGTGTCATAATTGGGGGACGCAAGCCAAGAATGAGCCAAAGACCACAGAGCTTCTCACGAAAGAGTAGAGCGATCaaacctttcattgtttactcatTTTTGTTGATCCAGAGAAATATTTGATATACGTGTTAATTTATGTAGCATCAGTTCAGTGGGGTTTATTCTCATCCTCTCATGATTttacaaaaacctggcatttaacccaggaaacacacacacacacacacacacacacacaaatcacactcTGATACTGTTTACCAAACCCACTGACACACTTGCTGATCCAGAATTGCTGTGTTGTTTTTGTAAATTCATTGTTTGAAGAGttagtaaattattagttttgCTGCAGAACAAATGACTGtatacagcaaacaaaaatgttactgtgtgaaagggaaagagagagagagagagagtaatagtGAGCGGGTcagtgtgtatgtaaatgtgtaaatgttggAGAAAGGGGGAAAGGTAACAAAAAGGAAATGATGTCGATtggacaaatacacacactgccTCTCAAGTGTGTGGTTGTTAGCTGGATGAGTTAGCTCGTGCACCCTCAGCATTTAAACTGCCAAGCACAATCaatgaaaaacacacactcatacataaaatgtaacaacaacaaaaaattacagGTGTAAAGAAATGCATATGTGGAAAGAAATGCACACTGTAGTAGTTATAATTCTTTTCAACAGTTTTTAGAGCAAATATAAAGCTTTTTTAGTTTTTCCCCCTTAGAAAACTTTAGGTAAAACTGTGTAATATAATcagaaaatacaaaagaaaagcAATTAAACTAAGCTTACTATGCCAATATTTTAGTGATTGACCAATATCGGTTTGTAGATACAGATATCTAGAGCGCTAGGTGGCTGATACTCAATGAAAgctataaacatactgtat of the Xyrauchen texanus isolate HMW12.3.18 chromosome 10, RBS_HiC_50CHRs, whole genome shotgun sequence genome contains:
- the LOC127650604 gene encoding ephrin-A1-like, with the protein product MMDLVWLLYIGASICAFLVSAERHTVFWNSTNPKFRWDDYAVEVRLNDYLDIVCPHYPLGEVPSQDAERYVLYMVEHEDYNSCRPQSYDQMRWECGHPFAPHAPEKFSEKFQRFTPFTLGKEFRQGESYYYISKPLHHHGQECMRLKVNVVANDGSQEARVGTGGGAKVGTEGGAHTPSNRLPADDPVVALPEVQKSTRTNSAISVASWTVLTTLLPLLLLLVLH